One genomic region from Lujinxingia vulgaris encodes:
- a CDS encoding isochorismatase family protein, whose translation MSDIYLSAQTSLLVIDVQERLLKAMPQPEMERCLHATKTLVELAAEIGAPIVYTEQYPAGLGPTEASLLDTLQKAGAERVEKMSFDACSAPDFHRFLIELPKRIVVCGMEAHICVQATVRELIYRRHQVVVPFDAVISRRLENRDNGLRVMEQSGAIISNYETLVFDALRSAEHPAFKRFSKMVR comes from the coding sequence ATGAGCGACATCTATTTAAGCGCGCAGACCAGCCTCCTGGTGATCGATGTGCAGGAGCGCCTGCTCAAAGCGATGCCCCAGCCCGAAATGGAGCGCTGCCTCCACGCCACCAAAACCCTGGTGGAGCTCGCCGCCGAGATCGGCGCGCCGATCGTGTACACCGAGCAGTACCCGGCGGGCCTGGGCCCGACCGAAGCCTCGCTCCTCGACACGCTGCAAAAGGCCGGTGCCGAGCGCGTCGAGAAGATGAGCTTCGATGCCTGCTCCGCCCCCGACTTTCACCGCTTCCTGATCGAGCTTCCCAAACGGATTGTCGTCTGCGGCATGGAGGCGCATATCTGCGTGCAGGCCACCGTCCGCGAGCTGATCTACCGCCGACACCAGGTCGTGGTGCCCTTCGACGCGGTCATCAGCCGCCGCCTGGAGAACCGCGACAACGGCCTGCGCGTCATGGAGCAGAGCGGCGCCATCATCTCCAACTACGAGACGCTGGTCTTCGATGCGCTGCGCAGCGCCGAGCACCCCGCGTTCAAACGTTTCTCCAAAATGGTGCGCTGA
- a CDS encoding glycosyltransferase gives MNLLVVTSSYPRFEGDGAGAFVARWCESLAARGHRVRVLCFRGEGVPPGPAREVGGVRVHFVPYAPRAWERLFFGAGGPENLEKSPALAALMVPALGAMLAAGLQELRTERADRIVGHWVLPGGLLARMLGRITGVPSVVVGHSGGVHALGRLPPKLARALAGEVLVGAVTMSSEVLARRLCELAGDPLQAGSVVVAPMGYDAPDLQVQRAHGDESKVDNERNAPSPSPATLRVGFMGRLVPIKGVDRAIAVVRELRSAGVEVVLQIAGDGPERRGLEARGGEGIAFLGHVSGARKSAFLKGIDVFLLPSRRLNGGRHEGLPVSLLEAAGVGAVPVVGEVPGVGRWLEEPAWQVASTDAGLRAALQLAARLKAEDSPRFEALRQASRQRVGALRWSEYGARWERWLEDPQHPFWEDEPGM, from the coding sequence ATGAACCTTCTGGTGGTGACCAGCAGCTACCCGCGTTTTGAGGGTGATGGGGCGGGCGCCTTTGTGGCGCGCTGGTGTGAGAGCCTGGCCGCGCGCGGGCATCGCGTGCGGGTGCTGTGCTTTCGTGGCGAGGGTGTGCCGCCGGGCCCGGCGCGCGAGGTGGGTGGGGTGCGGGTGCATTTTGTGCCTTACGCGCCGCGCGCCTGGGAGCGTTTGTTTTTCGGGGCGGGTGGTCCGGAAAACCTGGAGAAGTCGCCGGCGCTGGCCGCCCTGATGGTGCCGGCTCTCGGGGCGATGCTGGCCGCCGGGTTGCAGGAGCTGCGCACAGAGCGTGCGGATCGCATTGTGGGGCACTGGGTGCTTCCGGGCGGGTTGCTCGCCAGGATGCTCGGTCGCATTACGGGCGTGCCCTCGGTGGTGGTGGGGCATTCGGGTGGGGTGCACGCGCTGGGGCGCTTGCCGCCAAAGCTGGCGCGTGCGCTGGCTGGCGAGGTGCTGGTCGGAGCGGTGACGATGAGCAGCGAGGTACTTGCCAGGAGGCTCTGCGAGCTGGCCGGCGATCCTCTCCAGGCCGGATCGGTGGTGGTGGCGCCGATGGGCTACGACGCGCCGGATCTTCAGGTGCAGCGAGCGCATGGCGACGAAAGCAAGGTCGACAACGAAAGAAACGCCCCATCTCCATCGCCAGCGACGCTGCGGGTGGGGTTTATGGGGAGGCTGGTGCCGATCAAGGGCGTGGATCGGGCGATTGCGGTGGTCCGAGAGCTGCGGTCGGCCGGAGTGGAGGTGGTGCTTCAGATCGCCGGCGATGGGCCGGAGCGCCGGGGGTTGGAGGCGCGGGGTGGCGAGGGCATCGCTTTTCTGGGACATGTCAGCGGAGCGCGGAAGTCCGCATTCCTCAAGGGGATCGACGTGTTTCTTCTGCCCTCCAGGCGCCTCAATGGAGGGCGCCATGAGGGGCTGCCCGTCTCGTTGCTGGAGGCCGCCGGGGTGGGGGCGGTGCCGGTGGTCGGAGAGGTGCCCGGGGTGGGCCGCTGGCTGGAGGAGCCCGCCTGGCAGGTCGCCAGCACGGATGCCGGGCTGCGGGCCGCTCTGCAGCTTGCAGCCCGGCTCAAAGCCGAGGACTCGCCGCGATTTGAAGCGCTGCGCCAGGCCAGCCGCCAGCGCGTGGGGGCGCTGCGATGGTCCGAGTACGGCGCGCGCTGGGAGCGTTGGCTGGAGGATCCGCAGCACCCCTTCTGGGAGGATGAGCCCGGTATGTAA
- a CDS encoding glycosyltransferase family 2 protein: MLEGKRVAVVVPAYCEETILPRTLAGLPGFIDHAIVVDDGSPDRTFEVAAALARVEARVDVVRLGFNQGVGRAIVRGYERALQLGADVVVVMAADDQMDPADLPAVLSPVLEGRADYVKGNRLRHPEIAKMPPLRRAGTAVLARLTSLVSGLEGLEDTQCGYTAISRQMLKALPLGELYPRYGYPNDMLIRLAERGARVIQPVVRPVYADEVSGLKISKVIVPISGILLRGAMRRVRRLSIADAPRGEVVTLRPDVGASTAAGAETGRWDDVAAAAE, encoded by the coding sequence ATGTTGGAAGGAAAACGCGTCGCCGTGGTGGTGCCGGCTTATTGCGAAGAGACGATCTTGCCGCGCACTCTGGCGGGGCTCCCTGGCTTTATCGACCACGCGATCGTGGTCGATGACGGCTCCCCGGACCGCACTTTTGAGGTGGCCGCGGCGCTGGCCCGGGTTGAGGCCCGGGTGGACGTGGTGCGCCTGGGCTTTAACCAGGGGGTGGGGCGCGCGATTGTGCGGGGCTATGAGCGCGCGCTGCAGCTGGGGGCGGACGTGGTCGTGGTGATGGCCGCCGACGATCAGATGGACCCGGCGGACTTGCCGGCGGTGCTCTCGCCTGTGCTGGAGGGGCGGGCCGACTATGTGAAGGGAAACCGCCTGCGCCACCCCGAGATCGCGAAAATGCCGCCCCTGCGTCGCGCGGGGACTGCCGTGCTGGCACGGCTGACCAGCCTGGTCAGCGGACTCGAGGGCCTGGAGGATACGCAGTGTGGCTACACGGCCATCAGCCGTCAGATGCTCAAGGCGCTGCCGCTCGGCGAGCTGTACCCGCGTTACGGCTACCCCAACGACATGCTGATTCGACTGGCCGAGCGAGGTGCCCGGGTAATTCAGCCGGTGGTGCGGCCGGTTTACGCCGATGAAGTCTCCGGGCTGAAGATATCGAAGGTGATCGTGCCGATCAGCGGCATTCTCTTGCGGGGAGCGATGCGGCGCGTGCGTCGCCTCTCGATCGCCGATGCGCCGCGCGGAGAGGTTGTGACGCTGCGCCCCGACGTCGGTGCTTCTACCGCCGCGGGGGCTGAGACGGGGCGTTGGGATGACGTGGCCGCGGCGGCCGAGTAA
- a CDS encoding murein hydrolase activator EnvC family protein has product MTTRRFSVRLLTGAALVALLVASTAGASSPVVGASAGWLQGLDAREREAIALDEELERQQAQARALDASGDLVMADEHAVWRATRGMRRDISARQAAWDGASRKVARQAVWQTPARADRFKRLLELSEPAAMATLKDELDTLGELARGVERGAELLTWRTRLDVAIAEQQALIAARKRERSLWIERALHQGGGELNLAYVQAAQALEDAGDTMPENPSTADFHRKKGALVPPVSAPVTHPFGPRKLKGTQSTVRHTGLTYEVEVGTDVRPVSEGLVVFAERFVGYGLLVMVDHGGGYHSLYAHLERIEVEVGQRVGRADVLGTSGESGRLDGPGLYFELRERGRPVDPSPWFVTR; this is encoded by the coding sequence ATGACGACACGTCGCTTTTCTGTACGTCTGCTGACGGGCGCTGCGCTCGTTGCGCTCCTGGTGGCTTCGACCGCTGGCGCCTCGTCGCCGGTGGTCGGGGCGTCGGCGGGTTGGCTGCAGGGCCTCGACGCGCGCGAGCGCGAGGCGATCGCGCTCGATGAAGAGCTGGAGCGCCAGCAGGCGCAGGCCCGCGCGCTCGACGCCAGCGGCGATCTGGTGATGGCCGATGAGCACGCGGTGTGGCGGGCCACCCGGGGGATGCGGCGCGATATCAGCGCCCGCCAGGCCGCATGGGACGGGGCTTCGCGCAAGGTCGCCCGTCAGGCAGTGTGGCAGACGCCGGCGCGCGCCGACCGTTTTAAACGCCTGCTGGAGCTGAGTGAGCCGGCGGCGATGGCCACCCTTAAAGACGAGCTCGATACGCTCGGGGAGCTGGCCCGCGGGGTGGAGCGCGGCGCGGAGCTTTTGACCTGGCGCACCCGACTCGATGTGGCGATTGCCGAACAGCAGGCGTTGATCGCCGCGCGAAAGCGCGAGCGTTCCCTGTGGATTGAGCGCGCGCTTCATCAGGGCGGCGGCGAGCTCAACCTGGCCTACGTGCAGGCGGCGCAGGCCCTGGAGGACGCCGGCGATACGATGCCCGAGAACCCTTCGACGGCGGACTTTCATCGCAAAAAGGGCGCGCTGGTGCCGCCGGTGAGCGCGCCGGTGACGCACCCCTTCGGGCCGCGAAAGCTCAAGGGCACCCAGAGCACGGTGCGCCACACCGGCCTGACCTACGAGGTGGAGGTGGGCACCGATGTACGCCCGGTCTCGGAAGGGCTGGTGGTCTTTGCCGAGCGTTTTGTGGGATACGGGCTGCTGGTGATGGTCGATCATGGCGGCGGCTACCACTCGCTCTACGCCCACCTGGAGCGCATCGAGGTGGAGGTTGGCCAGCGCGTAGGGCGGGCCGACGTGCTGGGCACCTCCGGTGAGAGCGGCAGGCTGGATGGGCCGGGGCTGTATTTTGAGTTGCGCGAGCGCGGGCGCCCCGTCGATCCCTCGCCATGGTTTGTGACCCGCTGA
- a CDS encoding permease-like cell division protein FtsX, translated as MLRSPLVALSKRRTWTACVLLGLAAILSLGGVLALGSWQLERAQQSAATQYWPAIYVEGQPESAQLDALIAEVEGWSRVAQVHRRSPDENMELLRERLGDEDVRQMGLDASLLPVVLEVEPSALGQSSEALAAQVAALEVRDEVVAVDLPESQALEAMAAWRAIRVGVWVGWALALLGALMGLGGLLWRLREEERAEQAMLEQFGASRVALGRATLVRGLVLGAAAGALAAPATLLTLSALSAALQPLLVDATLSAAAAVPVMVAQICGGALLGALLGWALRRPRQADRAEGALRPLLDWRLP; from the coding sequence ATGCTGAGAAGTCCGCTTGTGGCGCTGAGCAAACGGCGCACCTGGACGGCGTGTGTGCTCCTGGGCCTGGCCGCCATTTTGAGCCTGGGCGGGGTGCTCGCGCTGGGGAGTTGGCAGCTGGAGCGCGCCCAACAGAGCGCCGCGACGCAGTACTGGCCGGCGATCTATGTGGAGGGGCAGCCGGAGAGCGCACAGCTCGACGCGCTCATCGCCGAGGTGGAGGGCTGGTCGCGAGTCGCTCAGGTGCATCGGCGTTCTCCTGACGAGAATATGGAGCTTTTGCGCGAGCGGCTGGGCGATGAGGACGTTCGCCAGATGGGGCTTGATGCTTCACTTTTGCCGGTAGTGCTGGAGGTGGAGCCTTCGGCGCTGGGGCAGAGCAGTGAGGCGCTGGCGGCCCAGGTCGCCGCGCTGGAGGTTCGCGATGAGGTTGTGGCCGTGGATCTGCCTGAGTCGCAGGCGTTGGAGGCGATGGCCGCCTGGCGAGCGATCCGCGTTGGCGTGTGGGTGGGGTGGGCGCTGGCGCTGTTGGGCGCGCTGATGGGCCTGGGCGGCCTGTTGTGGCGACTTCGTGAAGAAGAGCGCGCCGAGCAGGCGATGCTGGAGCAGTTCGGAGCCTCGCGCGTGGCGCTCGGCCGCGCCACGCTTGTGCGCGGGCTTGTGCTGGGCGCGGCGGCCGGCGCCCTGGCAGCCCCGGCCACGCTGCTTACGCTGAGCGCGCTCAGCGCCGCGCTGCAACCCCTGCTCGTCGATGCGACGCTGAGCGCGGCGGCGGCCGTCCCGGTGATGGTCGCCCAGATCTGCGGCGGCGCGCTTCTGGGCGCGTTGCTCGGGTGGGCGTTGCGCCGTCCTCGCCAGGCCGACCGCGCCGAAGGCGCGCTGCGCCCCCTGCTGGACTGGAGGCTGCCATGA
- a CDS encoding ATP-binding cassette domain-containing protein: MIALYDVRVPTGGEGRGGARALSWRVERGQWAEVVGGAGSGKSALFEVITLMSQPSSGRLVVAGRNLERVGRAGLSAVRREIGGCAQWPAVLAGRTVVEHAVLPMVARGGAAGALAAAEAVLEGLGIAHLRDVPGAELSAQERMLVGVMMATVGDPKLVVIDAVHEAMEAAWRGRVLSWLWQLKERGSAVVVLGRRPTSRSSSGEVLRLDAVAPEAALC, encoded by the coding sequence ATGATCGCATTGTATGACGTGAGGGTTCCCACCGGTGGTGAGGGGCGCGGTGGCGCGCGCGCGCTGAGCTGGCGTGTGGAGCGAGGGCAGTGGGCCGAGGTTGTGGGCGGGGCGGGCAGCGGCAAGAGCGCGCTGTTTGAGGTGATCACGTTGATGAGCCAGCCCTCTTCGGGGCGGCTTGTGGTGGCCGGGCGCAACCTGGAGCGGGTGGGGCGCGCAGGCTTGAGTGCGGTGCGGCGCGAGATCGGCGGGTGTGCGCAGTGGCCTGCTGTGTTGGCCGGGCGTACGGTGGTGGAACATGCGGTGTTGCCGATGGTCGCGCGTGGTGGGGCGGCCGGCGCCCTGGCGGCCGCCGAGGCGGTGCTGGAGGGGTTGGGGATCGCACATCTTCGCGACGTGCCGGGCGCGGAACTCAGCGCCCAGGAGCGCATGCTGGTGGGCGTGATGATGGCCACGGTGGGCGACCCGAAGCTCGTGGTGATCGACGCGGTGCATGAGGCGATGGAGGCGGCCTGGCGGGGGCGTGTGCTCTCCTGGTTGTGGCAGCTCAAAGAGCGGGGAAGCGCGGTGGTGGTGCTGGGGCGTCGCCCCACGAGCCGCTCGTCGAGCGGGGAGGTGCTGCGCCTGGATGCGGTGGCGCCGGAGGCGGCGCTATGCTGA